In a genomic window of bacterium:
- the mraZ gene encoding division/cell wall cluster transcriptional repressor MraZ, producing the protein MLIGEFRHNLDQKGRVAIPAKFRNKMAEGCVVTRGVDDCLSVYPLEVWGKMAEKLARLPLSQKEARAFSRLMLSGAMHLELDKQGRITLPDFLRRYASLRKKAVIVGLYDHLEIWDEKEWEKFREKTEKESASLVEKLKDLEI; encoded by the coding sequence ATGTTGATTGGAGAATTTAGACACAACTTGGATCAAAAAGGACGGGTGGCTATACCGGCTAAGTTTAGGAATAAGATGGCTGAAGGATGTGTAGTTACCAGAGGAGTAGATGATTGTCTGAGTGTTTATCCTTTAGAGGTGTGGGGAAAAATGGCTGAAAAATTAGCGCGTTTGCCATTATCTCAAAAAGAGGCTAGAGCTTTTAGCCGCTTGATGCTTTCCGGAGCTATGCATTTGGAATTAGATAAGCAGGGAAGGATTACTTTGCCTGATTTTTTGCGTCGTTATGCTTCTTTGCGTAAAAAAGCGGTGATAGTTGGTTTGTACGACCATTTAGAGATATGGGATGAGAAAGAGTGGGAGAAGTTTAGAGAAAAAACAGAAAAAGAATCTGCCAGTTTGGTAGAGAAATTAAAAGATTTAGAGATTTAG